The Pseudomonadota bacterium DNA window ATGGCCCGCTCCAGGGTCTGCGCGGCCTCGCGGTCCAGCCCTGCCACAAGCTGCGTTGTGGCAAGCCGGAAGAATAGCAACGGATACTCACCGCCGTTGTCGATCACCTGCTGTACTTGTTCCAGACAGGTCTGAAGGTCGGTCTGGGCACGGTCGGTCTGGCCGAGCAGGGTGAACGCCGCTGCGCGATAGATTCTTGGCCCCGGACTGCCGAACGCGCCACACTTCTCCGCCGCTGTGGCTCCTGCGCGGTCTGCCAGTGACAGCGCACGGTCCGGTCGCTGCCGGGCCAGGGCGTCCATCATTTCCCAGCGCAGCAGCACCCAGGCGCGTCCGAAAACCGGTTGGTCAGGATTTGTACGTTCAAGCCCGTGCTTCAGTATGCTCTGAAAATTTCTGTCTGGGCTCGACGCGAAAGCTAGGGCCAAAGTGGTTTCCAGGACAGCGTTGTCGTCAGAAGCCTCTTCGCGGGCTCTATCGACAGCCTCCAGGGCCGAATCCCACCGACCGAGGTGATATAGCGCACTGCCCTTCAAGGCATTCAGCCTTGCATTGTCCGGCTCGATCTTCAGGCCGACTTCGGCCCAGCGAAGAGCCTCGTCGAAATCCCCAAATGAACTCTGCCAATGAGCGATCATTTCAACCGTTTGAACCGATTCCGGCTGCTGCTCGTGAACCCGTTTCATATAGGTCATGCCACCTTCAAACCGTCCCGACAGGAGCAGGTTTGCGCCTAAGTTTCTGTTGGTCGACAAATCCATGGGGTTCAGACGTTGAGCCACCGCATAGGCCTCGCTGGCCTCGGCGAATCGGTTTTGATACACCAGGCTCAGCCCTAGCCAGTTGGCGGCGTTGACGTAGTTGGGATTGAGACTGAGGGCTTTTCTTAGAGGCGGTTCGGCTTCCGCATACTCTTTGCGCGCCAGAAAAAAAAGCCCCTCTGACGCGTGGGCCTCTGCCAGGTTGGGTGACAGGACCATCGCCTGGTCAATAGCGGCTTTTGCGGTCTGGTTGTCGTCCGTCAGTCTCACCACGCTGCGCCACTGTTTCAGGCTCAGCGCGTCGGCGATGCCCGTGTACGCCAAAGCGTAGTCCGGGTCTTCCGAGACTGCGGCCTGGAACAGCTCGACGGCGCCGTCATAGTCCTGTTTCGCCATGGCGTAGCGACCGCGCAGGTTGAGATCCTGGGCGCGGTAGCTGGAGGTTAGCGATCTGGCCGGGAGGCTGACCGCCTGCGCAAACCCCAGTTCCGCCAGCACCTGGTCTGAAATCTCGCTTTGGAGGCTGACCGTGTCGATCAGCTGCCGGTCATATTCCCGCGACCACAGGTGAAAACCGTCGTCGCGCACAAGCTGAACAGTCACCCGGATCTCCTCACCCTGGATACGAATGCTGCCTTCTACCAGCGCTCCAACCTCAAGCTGGCGAGCGATATCAGGAATCTCGACGGCGCGATCCTTGAAAAAAAAAGCCGAGGTTCTCGCGGCCACCCGCAGATCCTTCACGTTCGCCAGATGATGGGAGAGCTGCTCGCTGAATCCGTCTGCGATGTACTCAAGGCCGGGGTCTCCAGTGAGGTTCAGAAATGGCAGAACGGCGATGGCCGAGACCTGGGTTGTCACGGGCGCTCGCCGCGCGTCGAGAAGCAGGGCCATTGCGATTCCTAACAACACGACGACCAGCGCCGCGATAGCGGGAAAACGTCTACGCTGAATCGGCCCACCGGTCTGCCGTGGCGAGTAGGGAGTCTCCGTTTCAGTTACCGGAAGACGGAGTCGGTACCCGCGTTTGCGCAGAGTTTCGATCAGCGGGTCGTCGCCGGGCGGGACGCGCAAGGCGGACAGCTCACTCCGAATCTGATAGATGCACCTGGCCAGAGCATCGTCACTGACCAGCGTTTCGCCCCACACCGATTCATGGAGCTGCTCACGAGATACCATTTCGCCGGGGTTTTTTGCCAGCACGGCCAGGACGGCCGCAACCTTGGGTTCCAGGCGCGCTTCCCCCAGGGAACTGCTCAGTAGTCCCTCGGTAAGGTCTACGCTCACGCCACCGATCACCAGATCGGCGTTCATTCTCATCGGCTCCGGCATGCCGGTCGGTTTGCACTCCCGCCGCGAAACCTTTCCAGTATTGATGGTAGGCGAGTCGCTGTCTAGATCATCGATACCCGGGCTGGGACCGGTGGTCGCTCCAGCAGTTTCCGCAACACACCCACTGACGCGACCTCGGCAGCGCGAGAGGCTCCGCTACTTGCCGTTCAATCGATTTGCTAATCAGTCAGAAAGCCAGGGGCCGACTGCCAGATGCCAGTACCAGGTGCCAGGTGCCAGGTGCCAGGTGCCAGGTGCCAGGTTCGATCAAGCACATCTTCACCCGACCAACCTGGCACTTGGTCCTGGCCCCT harbors:
- a CDS encoding tetratricopeptide repeat protein encodes the protein MNADLVIGGVSVDLTEGLLSSSLGEARLEPKVAAVLAVLAKNPGEMVSREQLHESVWGETLVSDDALARCIYQIRSELSALRVPPGDDPLIETLRKRGYRLRLPVTETETPYSPRQTGGPIQRRRFPAIAALVVVLLGIAMALLLDARRAPVTTQVSAIAVLPFLNLTGDPGLEYIADGFSEQLSHHLANVKDLRVAARTSAFFFKDRAVEIPDIARQLEVGALVEGSIRIQGEEIRVTVQLVRDDGFHLWSREYDRQLIDTVSLQSEISDQVLAELGFAQAVSLPARSLTSSYRAQDLNLRGRYAMAKQDYDGAVELFQAAVSEDPDYALAYTGIADALSLKQWRSVVRLTDDNQTAKAAIDQAMVLSPNLAEAHASEGLFFLARKEYAEAEPPLRKALSLNPNYVNAANWLGLSLVYQNRFAEASEAYAVAQRLNPMDLSTNRNLGANLLLSGRFEGGMTYMKRVHEQQPESVQTVEMIAHWQSSFGDFDEALRWAEVGLKIEPDNARLNALKGSALYHLGRWDSALEAVDRAREEASDDNAVLETTLALAFASSPDRNFQSILKHGLERTNPDQPVFGRAWVLLRWEMMDALARQRPDRALSLADRAGATAAEKCGAFGSPGPRIYRAAAFTLLGQTDRAQTDLQTCLEQVQQVIDNGGEYPLLFFRLATTQLVAGLDREAAQTLERAIDLGWRHYYTVVHDPLWREAAATEPFRTLLKSIAPDTRAAGHP